One segment of Purpureocillium takamizusanense chromosome 7, complete sequence DNA contains the following:
- a CDS encoding uncharacterized protein (SECRETED:SignalP(1-23~SECRETED:cutsite=AGA-LP~SECRETED:prob=0.3834)~EggNog:ENOG503NWZP~COG:U~TransMembrane:5 (n4-16c21/22o37-55i237-256o268-290i302-324o336-354i)), which translates to MAGLLLLLALCAVMALASFLAGALPLSMTLSQSQLRLISSIGVGVLVGTSLIVIIPEGIEAAASQASPHAHKARDLTRRAPWKFAIEERSVLNAASSASAHNLRDDLHVKEALREIVVPATTPPTPSKRDDEPSTENPPPAPETPGHDKENHKDGDHEEHEQGVEIPGFEVGFSMVLGFVLMFLIDRLPRHATETFQPVPQTTHMSLDNLGGGDAATDEESDGFLGSLTPTPRRARGLATTVGLVIHAAADGIAMGASSTTSNMKLGFIIFIAIMIHKAPAAFGLTSVLLRQGLSKRAARGHLIIFSLAAPVGAISTWLLVTILGGDHLEGAKGQWWTGMLLLFSGGTFLYVAMHAMQDDGAPPGHDHAPGANGYADGTSSNQRKPKGPQMRDTLATVAGMFLPLLTQFGHHHH; encoded by the exons ATGGCTGGGCTCCTTCTACTGCTGGCACTATGC GCCGTCATGGCGCTGGC CTCgttcctcgccggcgcccttcCGCTGTCCATGACGCTATCGCAGTCTCAATTGCGCTTGATATCAAGTATCGGCGTTGGGGTCCTAGTCGGCACATCACTCATAGTGATCATCCCAGAGGGGAtcgaagcagcagcgagccaaGCATCGCCGCACGCTCACAAGGCCCGCGACCTCACGCGCAGGGCCCCTTGGAAATTCGCGATCGAGGAGCGAAGcgtcctcaacgccgcctcgagcgcgagcgcccACAATCTACGAGACGATTTACATGTAAAAGAAGCCTTGCGAGAGATCGTGGTCCCCGCTACGACACCACCGACCCCATCAAAGAGAGACGATGAGCCGTCGACAGAGAATCCTCCCCCGGCCCCGGAAACTCCCGGGCACGACAAAGAGAATCACAAAGATGGCGATCACGAGGAACACGAACAAGGCGTCGAGATACCCGGATTTGAGGTTGGCTTCTCCATGGTGCTGGGGTTCGTCCTCATGTTCCTCATTGATCGATTGCCGAGACACGCGACCGAGACTTTCCAGCCTGTACCACAGACGACGCATATGAGCTTGGACaacttgggcggcggcgacgccgcgacaGATGAAGAGTCTGACGGGTTTCTAGGgtcgttgacgccgacgccgagacgTGCGCGGGGTTTGGCAACGACAGTAGGACTGGTGATTCATGCGGCtgccgacggcatcgccatgggggcatcatcaacaacgtCCAATATGAAGCTGGGCTTCATCATCTTTATCGCCATCATGATCCACAAGGCCCCGGCTGCATTTGGACTAACATCAGTGCTTCTAAGACAAGGCCTATCCAAGAGAGCAGCGCGTGGCCATCTTATCATCTTCAGCTTGGCCGCCCCGGTGGGCGCCATCTCGACGTGGCTCCTCGTCACGATCCTGGGCGGAGATCACCTCGAAGGGGCCAAGGGGCAATGGTGGACCGGGATGTTACTTCTCTTTTCCGGCGGGACGTTTCT TTATGTCGCCATGCACGCCATGCAAGATGACGGCGCACCACCTGGCCACGATCACGCGCCAGGAGCCAACGGATACGCGGATGGGACGTCCAGCAACCAACGGAAGCCAAAAGGCCCGCAGATGCGCGACACGTTGGCCACCGTGGCGGGCATGTTTCTGCCCCTGCTCACGCAGTTTgggcaccatcaccactgA
- a CDS encoding uncharacterized protein (SECRETED:SignalP(1-17~SECRETED:cutsite=VQA-AP~SECRETED:prob=0.8833)), producing MKFTNVAVVALAAAVQAAPEPMPTPKPDIFNDASTFVNGLVSDASTFVNGIGSSAGNIISDGKSIASDVASKGQSFLSSHAAEASSDIQRLTSEAGARVSSFHNFLSTATDAAARSSASAELSRISQTVAAATSSIGAAASSATRSGGAAATSSSTAAGALGPAPTAAVAMGALMGGAAFFANL from the exons atgaagTTCACCAAcgttgccgtcgtggccctcgctgccgccgtccag GCCGCCCCCGAGCCCATGCCCACGCCCAAGCCCGACATCTTCAACGACGCCTCCACCTTTGTCAACGGCCTCGTCTCCGACGCCTCCACCTTCGTCAACGGCATCGGCTCCTCCGCCGGCAACATCATCTCCGACGGCAAGTCCATCGCCAGCGACGTCGCCTCCAAGGGCCAGAGcttcctctcctcccacgccgccgaggcctcGTCCGACATCCAGCGCCTCACcagcgaggccggcgcccgcgtctCCAGCTTCCACAACTTCCTctccaccgccaccgacgccgccgcccgcagcagcgccagcgccgagctGAGCCGCATCTCCcagaccgtcgccgccgccaccagcagcatcggcgccgccgcctcctccgctACCCGCAgtggaggcgccgctgccaccagctccagcaccgccgccggcgccctcggccccgCCCCgaccgctgccgtcgccatgggtGCGCTCATGGGCGGTGCCGCCTTCTTTGCCAACTTGTAA
- a CDS encoding uncharacterized protein (EggNog:ENOG503NWZP~COG:U~TransMembrane:5 (n5-13c18/19o42-63i245-264o276-298i310-332o344-362i)) — protein MRRHGAGVCLIASYLTSSRPLTLRSSFLAGALPLSMTLSQSQLRLISSIGVGVLVGTSLIVIIPEGIEAAASQASPHAHKARDLTRRAPWKFAIEERSVLNAASSASAHNLRDDLHVKEALREIVVPATTPPTPSKRDDEPSTENPPPAPETPGHDKENHKDGDHEEHEQGVEIPGFEVGFSMVLGFVLMFLIDRLPRHATETFQPVPQTTHMSLDNLGGGDAATDEESDGFLGSLTPTPRRARGLATTVGLVIHAAADGIAMGASSTTSNMKLGFIIFIAIMIHKAPAAFGLTSVLLRQGLSKRAARGHLIIFSLAAPVGAISTWLLVTILGGDHLEGAKGQWWTGMLLLFSGGTFLYVAMHAMQDDGAPPGHDHAPGANGYADGTSSNQRKPKGPQMRDTLATVAGMFLPLLTQFGHHHH, from the exons ATGC GCCGTCATGGCGCTGGCGTATGTCTAATAGCCTCATATCTGACGAGTTCCCGCCCACTAACGCTCCGCAGCTCgttcctcgccggcgcccttcCGCTGTCCATGACGCTATCGCAGTCTCAATTGCGCTTGATATCAAGTATCGGCGTTGGGGTCCTAGTCGGCACATCACTCATAGTGATCATCCCAGAGGGGAtcgaagcagcagcgagccaaGCATCGCCGCACGCTCACAAGGCCCGCGACCTCACGCGCAGGGCCCCTTGGAAATTCGCGATCGAGGAGCGAAGcgtcctcaacgccgcctcgagcgcgagcgcccACAATCTACGAGACGATTTACATGTAAAAGAAGCCTTGCGAGAGATCGTGGTCCCCGCTACGACACCACCGACCCCATCAAAGAGAGACGATGAGCCGTCGACAGAGAATCCTCCCCCGGCCCCGGAAACTCCCGGGCACGACAAAGAGAATCACAAAGATGGCGATCACGAGGAACACGAACAAGGCGTCGAGATACCCGGATTTGAGGTTGGCTTCTCCATGGTGCTGGGGTTCGTCCTCATGTTCCTCATTGATCGATTGCCGAGACACGCGACCGAGACTTTCCAGCCTGTACCACAGACGACGCATATGAGCTTGGACaacttgggcggcggcgacgccgcgacaGATGAAGAGTCTGACGGGTTTCTAGGgtcgttgacgccgacgccgagacgTGCGCGGGGTTTGGCAACGACAGTAGGACTGGTGATTCATGCGGCtgccgacggcatcgccatgggggcatcatcaacaacgtCCAATATGAAGCTGGGCTTCATCATCTTTATCGCCATCATGATCCACAAGGCCCCGGCTGCATTTGGACTAACATCAGTGCTTCTAAGACAAGGCCTATCCAAGAGAGCAGCGCGTGGCCATCTTATCATCTTCAGCTTGGCCGCCCCGGTGGGCGCCATCTCGACGTGGCTCCTCGTCACGATCCTGGGCGGAGATCACCTCGAAGGGGCCAAGGGGCAATGGTGGACCGGGATGTTACTTCTCTTTTCCGGCGGGACGTTTCT TTATGTCGCCATGCACGCCATGCAAGATGACGGCGCACCACCTGGCCACGATCACGCGCCAGGAGCCAACGGATACGCGGATGGGACGTCCAGCAACCAACGGAAGCCAAAAGGCCCGCAGATGCGCGACACGTTGGCCACCGTGGCGGGCATGTTTCTGCCCCTGCTCACGCAGTTTgggcaccatcaccactgA
- a CDS encoding uncharacterized protein (EggNog:ENOG503P1SR), whose translation MDGDPPFAKRRHILSSFNQDRPIEESARRNKEDANEGTHEHGVSPRTKRSPPSDPVPKDADGDPLRPRKTRLKLKKHRHRRRSRSRSDPPRLHDGESGDHTTGDRHRHRRRHHRRRRSPTPPNIHEAPPLDPEAAFRESLFDAMADDEAALYWESVYGQPLHIYSNERVGPQGELERMTEEEYAAHVRQKMFEKTHAGILEEQARREERRRQREQVERERRRTHDREDKRQRELHGEMERSLRRGRERRERKTWAGLWDRYTAAWATWDGDAKEVPWPVRDGERKSIDDDNVRTFLVHGLNLREVGESAFAAKLRDERVRWHPDKIQQRLGGRVDSEVMKDVTAIFQIIDRLWGEMRANKK comes from the coding sequence ATGGACGGCGACCCTCCATTCGCCAAGAGGCGCCACATCCTGTCGTCTTTCAACCAAGACCGGCCGATAGAGGAATCCGCAAGACGCAACAAGGAAGATGCGAATGAGGGGACACATGAGCACGGTGTCTCCCCGCGTACAAAGCGCTCCCCGCCCTCGGACCCAGTGCCCAAGGATGCTGATGGGGATCCGTTGCGGCCGAGGAAGACGCGTTTGAAGCTTAAGAAACACAGACATCGCCGTCGATCACGGTCGCGCAGTGACCCCCCACGACTACATGACGGAGAGAGCGGCGATCATACGACAGGCGACCGGCACCGAcaccggcgacggcaccaccgGCGACGCAgatcgccgacgcccccaaATATTCACGAAGCGCCGCCCCTGGACCCCGAGGCGGCATTTCGGGAGTCTCTGTTCGATGCCAtggctgacgacgaggcggctcTGTACTGGGAGAGCGTCTACGGCCAGCCGCTTCACATATACTCGAACGAAAGGGTCGGCCCGCAAGGCGAGCTCGAGCGTATGACTGAAGAGGAGTACGCCGCTCACGTGCGACAAAAGATGTTTGAAAAGACCCACGCCGGCATACTGGAAgagcaggcgcggcgggaAGAGCGCAGGCGACAACGGGAGCAGgtggagcgggagcggcgcAGGACGCATGACAGGGAGGACaagcggcagcgcgagctGCACGGGGAAATGGAGCGcagcctccgccgcggtCGGGAGCGCAGGGAGCGAAAGACGTGGGCCGGGCTGTGGGATCGGTATACAGCGGCTTGGGCGACGTGGGATGGCGATGCTAAGGAAGTGCCGTGGCCAGTCAGGGACGGTGAGCGCAAGtcgatcgacgacgacaacgtgcGGACCTTTCTTGTGCATGGGCTCAACCTACGGGAAGTTGGTGAGAGTGCTTTCGCTGCCAAGCTTAGAGATGAGCGCGTGAGATGGCACCCGGACAAGATACAGCAGCGGCTGGGAGGGCGCGTGGACAGCGAGGTGATGAAGGATGTGACGGCGATATTTCAAATCATCGACCGGCTATGGGGCGAGATGCGAGCGAACAAGAAGtga